The genomic DNA TCGGCGACTGTGCCGGCATGGCAGCCGACCTGTTCGAGACCTACGCCGTGACGCTGATCGCGACCATGGTGCTGGGCTCGTTGATGGTCGCTGCGGCGCCTGTCAACGCGGTGCTGTACCCGCTGGCGCTGGGTGGCGTGTCGATCATCGCGTCGATCATCGGCTGCTTCTTCGTCAAGGCCTCGCCGGGCATGACCAACGTGATGCCCGCACTCTACAAGGGCCTGGCGGTCGCGGGCTTCCTGTCGCTGATCGCCTTCTGGTTCGTCACGAGCTGGCTGATTCCCGACAACGCGATCGCCCCCACGGGCAGCCAGTTCAAGCTGTTCGGCGCCTGTTTCGTCGGCCTGGCGCTGACGGCGGCGCTGGTGTGGATCACCGAGTTCTATACCGGCACGCAGTATTCGCCGGTGCAGCACATCGCGCAGGCCTCCACCACCGGCCATGGCACCAACATCATCGCGGGCCTCGGTGTGTCGATGCGCTCCACTGCCTGGCCGGTGATCTTCGTCTGCATCGCGATCCTGTGCTCGTACACGCTTGCCGGTCTCTACGGCATCGCGGTGGCCGCGACAGCCATGCTCAGCATGGCCGGCATCGTGGTGGCGCTCGATGCCTACGGCCCCATCACCGACAACGCTGGCGGCATCGCCGAGATGTCGGACCTGCCGGCCAGCGTGCGCGCCGTCACCGATCCGCTGGACGCGGTAGGCAACACCACCAAGGCCGTCACCAAGGGCTACGCCATCGGCTCGGCCGGGCTGGCTTCGCTGGTCCTCTTCGCCGACTACACGCACAAGCTCGAAAGCTTCGGGCAGGCCATCAGCTTCAACCTGAGCGACCCGCTGGTGATCGTGGGCCTCTTCATCGGTGGCCTCATCCCCTACCTGTTCGGCGCCATGGCGATGGAGGCCGTGGGCCGCGCGGCCGGCGCAGTGGTCGAGGAAGTGCGCCGTCAGTTCCGCGACATCCCGGGCATCATGGAAGGCACCGGCAAGCCCGAGTACGGCAAGGCCGTGAGCATGCTGACCGGCGCGGCGATCAAGGAAATGATGATCCCCAGCCTGCTGCCCGTGGTGGTTCCGATCCTGGTCGGACTGCTGCTCGGCCCGAAGGCGCTCGGCGGCCTGCTGATGGGCACCATCGTCACCGGCCTGTTCGTCGCAATCTCGATGTGCACCGGCGGCGGCGCGTGGGACAACGCCAAGAAGTACATCGAGGACGGCCATCACGGCGGCAAAGGCTCCGAAGCGCACAAGGCCGCCGTCACCGGCGATACCGTGGGCGATCCCTACAAGGACACGGCCGGCCCGGCGGTGAATCCGCTGATCAAGATCATCAACATCGTCGCGCTGCTGATCGTGCCGCTGGTGGTCAAGTTCCACGGCGGCGAGGCCGCCGCCATGGCGCCCCCGCCCGCGGCGCCGGTGCCTGCCGTCGCACCCGCCGCGGCTGTTGCGCCGGCCGCCGATGCGGGCGGCTCGATCAAGACCGAGAACGGCGTGGTCAAGTTCTATTTCGCCAGCGGCAGCGCCGAAGTGCCCGCGGGCTCCGCCGAAGCATTGGCCGACATCGCGAAGGCCGCGCAAGGCGGCACACGCGTGCTGGTCAGCGGCTATCACGACGCCAGCGGCGATCCGGAGAAAAACGCCGAACTTGCCAAGCAGCGCGCGGTGGCAGTGAGCACCGCGCTCAAGACGGCCGGGGCGCCGGAAGACAAGATCGAACTCGCCAAGCCGGCACAGGCCCAGGCCGACGGGTCGCCCGCCGAAGCACGCCGAGTCGAGGTGAAACTCCAGTAGGCCAATCGCCTTTCGCTGCGGGCGCGGCGGACAATCGAGTGGTTTGCGTCGTCCATGACCCATCTCGTTGTCCGCCGCCTGTTGATCGACCTGCAGCCGCCCTTTGCGCACGACTGGTGCGGCGATGACGCTTTCGCGACCGCATTCTTCAATGCACTGTCGATGAGCTTTCCATTCGGCGAGCAGTTCTTCATCGACGCCGTGCGTCGCGCGCTCGGCAGTTCCCCGGAGGCATTGCAACAGGCGCACCATGCCGAGATGCAGGCCTTCATCGGACAAGAGGCCGCGCACCGGCGCGTTCACGCGCTCTTCAACGCGCACCTGGAAGCGCAAGGACTTCGCGACGGCTGGACACCGCGAGCCAGCAAGCGCCTGCAGCCGCTCGCCGATGCCGATCCGCGCCATGCACTGGCCATCACTGCGGCGACGGAGCATTTCACCGCGATGTTCGCCGGCTGGCTGCTCGCCCATCCGCAACTGCTCGACGGCGCCGAGACAAGGCTGCGCACGATGTGGCTTTGGCACTCGGCCGAAGAACTCGAGCATCGCAGCACGGCCTTCGATCTCTATCGAGCCGTCGACGGTTCACACGAGTGGCGGGTGCGCTGGTTCCGCCGGATCACGACGATTTTCCTTTGCGACCTGCTGCGGCAAACGGCCTCCAATCTGCGCCGTGAAGGCCAGTTCTGGAAGTTCTCCACCTGGCGCAGCGGCATGCGCCTGCTGTGGGGTCGCGAAGGACTGCTGCGACAAAGCTGGAACGGCTGGTGGTGCTACCTGCGCAGGGATTTCCATCCCTGCCAACAGGACGACGCGCTGTCGCAACGCTGGCTGGCCGACAACAGTGCCCGGTTCGTGCCCGTGAAGACACCTGCGCCAGAGCCCGAGGCGACGCTCAGTTCAGGCTGAGGCCGTGCGCCGTGGGCAGCGTGCCCTGGTCTGTTCGCAGCGGAACGCCCTGGAGCGTGTCGAAATCTGACGGCCCTTCCGGCACGCGCATCACCTCCAGTTCATGCAGCGATGCAACCCAGCGGCCGGCGGAGGAATCCGCCGGTTCGTCGTTGGTGAAGATGCCATCGCGGATATAGAAGGTCTCGCCCTGAGGTCGTTCCACGTGCAGCTCGATCAGGCGCGCGATGGGGAAGGTGTAGGTGACCAGCTTTTCCTTGGTCTTCCTGTCCTTGCCGCCGCAATTGAAGAAACCTTCAGCGGCGATCACGATGCAGGAGCCGTCCACGCTGCTGTCGACGTCGCCACCGCATCGCCAGACCGCGGTGGGCAGGCGAACGCGGACCTTGTCGATGACAAGATCACGCTGCTTGTTGAGGCTGTTGAGTGGCGGCACGAGCGAACGCAATTGCCGCAGGCGCTCCGCGAAGTTGTCGTCCATGCAGAACTCCACATGATGCGTCGCGCCACCCGAGCGCTTGACGACCTGCATGATGACGTGGCGAATGGAACTCATTGGACCCGATCCCTTCCGCGTGACGGACGCATCCCCGGATCAGGCAAGTCGATGGCTTTGGACGGGCTCATTGGCATCGATCACTGGTTAGAACTTTGGCATTGATGCAATGATTTGCATCAATTGTTTCTAACTGTAGATCGAAATTGGCCGGTTTGATAGAAGCCTGAAGTAGTAATCGGGCTTCGCAAATGTCAAGAATCGACGATCTCGTCCAGCGCCTTGCACGAAGGCGCGCAGACCGTCTGCGACTTGCCAAGCAACTGGCGGGTTTTCATCTGGGAGCGCACGCGATGCTTGCCGCACATGAAGCAGGACATCGTCGCGCCGCTGAACGATGCCGACGCCCGAAAGGGCGAACCCGAGGCCTTCGCCTTGTAGCGCAGGCCGTCGGCCACCACGGTCGTCTTGACTTCGGCCTTGCTCATGAAGCGGCGCTGTCCGTATCGGGGCGGCGCATGGCACGGGCAATCGCCTCGCGGGCGCCGAGTTCTGCGGCCAGAGAGCTGTCCAGCGCGGAGCGGCACAGCCCCGCGTGCTGGTAGTTGAGGTTTTCATACACCTCGGCGGCAGCCGGATAGGCGTCCAGCAGTTCACCGAGCCGGGTGCCGGGCTCCACATCGCGGAACTCGTCCACCAGGTGCATCACGACCGAACGGTATTGCTCGGGGCCCACTGGCACGGCGCTGTGATCGAGCCGCTCGAGGAGCTGCGCAAGCACATGCGTCACCGCCAGATCGGTCTTGGGCGCCGGGGTGTTGGTAGCGTTCATGCACAGCATGTGGGGAGGTGGGCGCCGAATGCAAGGGGCGGCCCGGCTGCGGAAGGTTTGCGTCATCCCGCGAGGCTACAGCAACATCTCCGGCACGATCGGCGCAATCAGCGAGTTGTAGAAACGCTGGAAAAAGCTCGACTCCGGCTCGGAGGTGAGGATCATCTCCTTCTCGCCATCGTTCGTCAGCCACTGGAGCGTGCCCGAATCCTTGGCCAGCCGCAGGCGGTATGAGTTCTGCAGCTTGCTGATGTTGATCACGCGCAGCATCTCGCGTGCCAGCTGCGGGCTGTCGACCACCACGCCCATCTCGGTGTTCTGCGTCGCCGAGCGCGGGTCGAGGTTCATCGAGCCGACGAAGATCCGCCGCCGATCGATGGCCGCCGTCTTGGCATGCAGCCGGCCGAGCGAATGGCCGAACATGCCGAAACGCTTGCTGGCCGTGGTGCGCTCCGGGCTCAGCTCGTAGAGATCGGCACCGCCGGCGAGCAGCCGCTGCCGGTAGCGCGCGTAGCCGGTGTGCACCAGCGGCTCGTCGTTGGCCGCCAGCGAGTTGGTCAGCAACGTCAGCTTGACGTGGCGCCTGGAAAGGTCGTCGAACGCCGCCATGCCCTTCTCGCCCGGCACCAGGTAGGGCGAGGTCAGGTCCACCTCGGTCTTCGCATCGAGCAGCAGGCCCCAGACTTTCATGGTCACGCTGGTGGCGAGTGCCTCGTCGTCGGTCATGTACGTGGGCTTGTTCGGCGGGTCCGCGATGGCGCGCGCCTCGCCCCACAGCAGGCCCATGCGGCCGGCGTCCAGCTCTTCCGCGATCGGGCCGTAGCCGAGGACGTCGGCTGGCGGCAGTTCGATCTTCGGCGGCGGCGCGGCCATGCCTATCCAGTTGTCGAAGTCTTCCATCGTCGGCTGGCGGCCACCCTCCCCGTGCACGATCTCGCCGATCGGCCAGACCTGCTCGGCGTTCCAGTAGGCGTCGAAGATCGTCTCGAGCTGCGGCACGACCTCGCCCACCACCAGCGCATCCATGTCGATGAAGTTCTGCGCCTGGCTGAGGACGAAATACTCGTCGGCGATGTTGCGCCCGCCGACGACCGCCATCACGCCGTCGGCGATGAAGAGCTTGTTGTGCATGCGGTGGTTGAGCCGCGAGATCTCCTGCGGCGAAGCGATGAAGCGCGACAGGAAACCGTCCCGGCCGCAGCAGAAAGGATTGAACAGGCGCACCTGCACGTTCGGCACCTGCGACAGCGCCAGCAGCGGCTGCTGGCTCTTCGTGGTGTACAGGTCGTCCACCAGCACCCGCACCTTCACGCCGCGCCCGGCCGCCTCGCGCAGCGCGCGCATCAGCAGCCGGCCGGTGGCATCGTTCTCGAATTGGTAGTACTGGACGACCAGCGACTGCTGCGCACGCTGCGCGAGCTGCACGCGCGCATCCAGCGAGTACACGCCCAGCGGCATCAGGCGAAAGCCGGAATGCTCGCCCGGCGGCGTCGAGTCGGCGGCGATCTTCGCCAGCCGGGTCGAAGGGTCGGGTTGGGCCGCGGTCTGGGCAGCGCGCTCGTGCGCAGGTGGCAGCGACCCGCACGCGACCAGGGCTGCCGTCCCTGCGCACAGCAGGACCATCCGAAACAGGCGAGTCAGTGCGGACGTCATATGGATTCCTCTCCTATTGATTGCTCAGAATACGCCACGGATCGCGCGCCGGTTTCAGGCTGTCGCAACATATCCTGCAGTCCTAGAATTCGCTTTCCCTCACCCGGGAGTTACACCATGATCCCCCAGATTCTTGCGCGCTTCGCCTTGTTTGCCTTCGCCGCCGCGGCCGTCCCTTCGGCTTTCGCCGCGCTGGACATCGGCGATCCCGTGCCCAAGTTCACCGCCAACGCGGCGTTGGGCGGCAAGACCTTCCGCTACTCGCTGGCCGATGCGCTGGCCAAGGGACCGGTGGTGGTGTATTTTTTCCCGGCGGCGGACACCAACGACTGCTCGATCGAGGCGCACGCCTTCGCCGAAGCGATCGATCAGTTCGCCGCGCTCGGCGCCACCGTGATCGGCGTCTCGGCCGACGACATCGACACGCTGCAGAAGTTCTCGGTGCGCTCCTGCCAGAGCCGCTTTCCGGTCGCCTCGGATCAATCGAAGACCGTGATCGAAGGCTTCGACGCGCTGATGCAGACGCGGCCCGATTTCGCCAACCGGCTCTCCTACGTGGTCACGCCCAATGGCAAGGTCGCCTACTACTACCAGAACCTGAATCCGGACAAGCACGTCGAGCGCATGCTCAACGCGATCAAGGCCCTGCCAAAGACCACCGCATCCCGCTGAAAGACCCGCTGCGCGCGACTGTCGGCTGGTTTCGCGCACAATTTCGGCCATGCAACTCCACTACATCGGCAACGAAAGCGTTGCTTCCGCGTCCGGCCGCACGCTGCCCGTGATCGATCCTTCCGATGGGCAGGTCTTCGACCAGCTCCAGCGCGGCGACGCCGCCGACATCGATGCCGCCGTGCGCACCGCGCGCGACTGCTTCGAGACCACGTGGCACAAGGTCAGCGCGGCCGACCGCGGGCGGCTGCTCTACAAGCTGTCGCAGAAGATCGCCGAGCACGTCGACGAACTCGCATTGATCGAGCAACGCGACTGCGGAAAGCCCGTCAAGCAGGCGCGCGCGGACGCATTGGCCCTGGTGCGCTACTTCGAGTTCTACGCCGGCGCCTGCGACAAGCTGCACGGCGAAACGATCCCCTACCAGGAAGGCTACAGCGTCTTCACCTGGCGCGAACCGCACGGCGTCACGGGCCACATCATTCCGTGGAACTACCCGATGCAGATCTTCGGCCGCAGCGTGGGCGGCGCGCTGGCGGCCGGCAACGTGTGCGTGGTCAAGCCTTCCGAAGATGCATGCCTGTCGCTGATCCGGGTCGCGCAACTGGCGGCCGAGGTCGGCTTTCCGCCCGGCGCGCTCAACATCGTGACCGGCTACGGCCATGAAGTCGGCGATGCGCTGGCGCGGCACGAGGGCATCGACCACATCAGCTTCACCGGCAGCCCGAAGGTGGGCACGCTGATCCAGCAGGTCGCGGCGGAACGCCATTGCCCGGTCACGCTCGAACTCGGCGGCAAGAGCCCGCAGATCGTCTTTGCCGATGCCGACCTCGGCGCGGCCATTCCGGTGCTGATCAACGCGATCGTGCAGAATGCCGGCCAGACCTGCTCGGCGGGCTCGCGCGTGCTGGTCCAGCGCGACATCTATGAGGCCCTGCTCGACCGCCTCGGGCGCGCCTTCGAGGCATTGCGGGTCGGGCCGGCCGCGATGGACCTCGATGTCGGCCCGCTGATCCGCCAGACGCAGCAACAGCGCGTGTGGGACTTCCTCTCCGATGCGCAGCATGCCGGCATTCCGATGGTGGCGCAGGGCCGCGTGGTCGACGAGGCGCCCGAGACCGGCTTCTACCAGGCGCCCACGCTGCTGCGCGACGTGCCGGTGAACCATCGCCTGGCGCAAGAGGAAGTCTTCGGCCCGGTGCTCGCCGCGATGGCCTTTCGCGACGAGGACGAGGCCGTGGCGCTGGCCAACGCAACGCAGTTCGGCCTGGTCGCCGGCATCTGGACGAACGACGGCGCACGCCAGTTCCGCATGGCCAGGCGCGTGAAGAGCGGCCAGGTCTTCATCAACAACTACGGCGCGGGCGGCGGCGTCGAGCTGCCCTTCGGCGGCGTGAAATCCTCGGGATATGGGCGCGAGAAGGGCTTCGAAGCGCTGTACGGCTTCACGACGCTGAAGACGGTGGCCGTGCGCCACGGCTAGTCATTGCTGCAGCCGGGTGCCGACGCCGGTTGCACCGGCCCGCTCATACAGCCAGCGCGCCGCGGCGACGTCTTCCAGCGCCATGCCCAGCGACTTGAACAGCGTCACCTCATCGCCTCCGGTGCGCCCCGGATGCCGTCCGATGACCAGCTCGCCGATCTCCGCCAGCAGACTCGCGGGCGACACCAGGCCGCCGCGAAAGGCATTCAGGTAATCACCCGATTCATTGAGCGTCGATTCACGCCGGTCGACGAACAGCGAGGCACGCCCCATCAACGCCGGCTCGATCTCGCAATGCGAAGGCGTGCTGGAGCCGACGGCGTTGATGTGCGCGCCCGGTGCGATCCAATCACGCCGCAGGATGGGCTCGGAGGCGTTCGTGACGGTGATCACGATGTCTGCATCGCACACCGCCGCATCGACGGATTCGGCGGCCTCCATCGCGAAGCCGTAGTTCGGCTGCTCCGCCGCCACGAACGCGCGGGCACTCGCCAGCGTACGCGCTGCCACCCTCACCGACGCCAGCGGTCGAACCGCCGCCGCGGCCTGCAGCTGCCAGTGCGCCTGATGCCCGCTTCCGATCAGCGCGAGCCGTGAGGCCTCGGGCCTCGCCAGCAGGCGCGTCGCCAGGCCCGTCATCGCGGCGGTCCGGATGCCGGTGATTTCGGAGGCCGACATCACGGCCATCAGCGCGCCGGTCTCGCCGCTGAACAGCAGCACGCAGCCTTGATGCGGATCCAGCCCGAGCGCGCTGTTGCCCGGAAAGAACCCGGCCGTCTTGGCGCCGTAGACCGGCTGTGCGCCGCCGATGTACGCAGGCATCAGGCCCAGCAGTCCTTTGGCATCGGGCGGACGCACGATCTGCCGCAGCGGCTGGTGCACCTCGCCACGCGCCAGCGCCGCCATGGCATCGGACATCACGTCGATGCAAGCCGCGACGCTCAGCAGCCGCGCCACATCCTCTTGCCCGAGAAAGAGAACAGGAGCGGGCCCGTCTGCACTCATGGCAGTGCGCGCGCAGCGTCCAGATGCTTCGTGAGCGTGCCCAGGTCGGTGTTGGTACCGCACAGCAGTACACCCACGCGCTGGCCTTTCAACTCTTCGCGCAAGGGTCCGAGCAAGCCCGCCGTCGCAGCCGCGCAGGCCGGTTCGGGCGAGAGCTTGAGCTCCTCGAACAGATTCACCATCGCGCGGCGGATCTGGTCGTCCGAGACCGTCACCAGCTGGTCGACATTCCTGCGGCACAGCGTGTAGCTGTAGGCCTCGGTGTGCGGCGCCATCAGGCTGTCGGCAATGCCCTGCATCGGGCCCATCTTGATCGGGCCGCCGGTCTCGAAGCTCTGCGCCATGGCGTCCGCGCACTCGGGTTCCACGCCATAGACCTTGCATGCAGGCTGCACCAGCTTGAACGCAGTGGCAACGCCCGCCATGAGCCCGCCGCCGCCGATCGGCACGATCACCGCATCGAGCTTCGGCGCCTGCATCGCCCACTCGTAACCGAGCGTGGCCGTGCCCAGCACCGTGCGGTAAGTGCTGAAGGGATGCACGAAGAAGCGCCCTTCTTCCTTCTCGATCTGATGCACGCGCTCGAACGCCGCCGCGCCGTTGTCGGCCATCACGACCTCGGCGCCGTATTGATGGCACAGGCCGACGCGGAACGGGCTCGCGGTCTTGATCATCACCACCTTGGCGCTGATGCCCAGCTTCATCGCCGCATAGGCGACCGCGACCGCATGATTGCCCGCGCTCACGCAGGTCACGCCTGCCTTGCGCTGTTCGGGGCTGAGCGCCAGCAGGTTGGAGAAGGCCCCGCGCGCCTTGAAGGTGCCGCTGGCCTGCAGCAGCTCGAACTTGAAGTTGATGCGGGCGTCGGGCAGCGTGGAGAGCGCGTCCTTGTCCAGCGTCGGCGTCGCGTACACATAGGGCTTCAGCGCGTTCGCCAGTTCGCGGATGGCGTCCAGCGTCGGCACCGGTTGGCCGTCTATGAGATCGGGAGTCTGGGTCATTGATGAATGTCGAATGCGTTGAATGTTCTTGCTACTTGAAGCCGAGCCGGCTGCGCGTGAACAACAGCGCGACGATGCTGACGATGGCGGCGAAGATCAGGTAATAGCTGGGCGACAGCTTGTCGTGGGTCACGCTGATCAGCCAGGTCAGGATGAAGGGCGCGAAGCCGCCGAAGATCGTCACGGCCGTGTTGTAGCTCAAGGACAGCCCGGTCGTGCGGGTCTGGGTCGGAAACAGTTCAGACAAGAGGGCCGGCACCGGCGCGAAGTACGCGGTCATCAGGAAGCCGAAGACGATCTCCACCAGCAGCAGCGTGCCGAAGCTGGGCCGCGCGACCAGGAGCGCGAACATCGGATAGATCAGCACCAGCAGCAAGACCGCGGCGGTCAGCATGATGCGCACGCGGCCCACGGTGTCCGAGAGGTGGCCGATGAAGGGCGCGAGCAGCATCTGGATCAAGCCGACCATCAGGGTGGCGGTGAACACCACCGAAGCCGGCACACCGAGCTGCTTGACGCCGTAGGTCGGCATGAAGAGCACCAGGTAGGTGGCCACCGTGCCCAGGATCACGATGCCGATCGCCAGCAGCAGGCGCTCCTTCTGGTCGCGAAAGGTGTCGCGCAACGGCGTGGTCGTGGCTTGGATCTGCGCGAACTCGGGGCTTTCGTCGACGTTGCGGCGGATGTAGTAGGCGACCGGTCCGATCACGAGGCCGAAGATGAAGGGAATCCGCCAGCCCCACGCGGCCATCTGCTCGGCCGAGAGCGTGCTGGTGAGCACCGCGCCGAAACCCGCGGCCAACAAGGTGGTCAGGCCCTGACTGGCGACCTGCCAACTCGAGAAGAAGCCGCGTCGATGCGGCGCGTGCTCCGCCAGGAAGGCGGTGGCGCTGCCGAACTCGCCGCCGGCGGACAGGCCCTGGATCATCCGCGCCACCACCAGCACGGCCGGCGCGAGCAGGCCGATGCTGCCGTAGGTCGGCACGATGGCGATCAACAGCGTGCCGGTGAACATCAGCACGATCGACAGCGTCAGCGCCGCCTTGCGGCCGGAGCGGTCGGCATAGGCGCCGATCAGCACCGCGCCCAGCGGCCGCATGAAGAAGGACACGCCGAAGGTGCCGAGGGTCAGCAGCAGCGAGACCGTGTCGTCGCCGGTGGGAAAGAACAGCTTCGAGATCGTCGCCGCGAAGAAGCCGTAGACCACGAGGTCGAACCACTCGAGCGCATTGCCGATGGATGCCGAGACGACGGCCCGCCAGGGCGGCGTCACGGCCACGGGAGAAAGGCTCTGGAAGCCGGATGGAGCGTGCACGTGGGCCATGGTCTTGTCTCTCTTGTCGCTGTTGGAATAGTTCTTCGATGCCCGTGCGTTCAGGCCGCGACGGACATGCTGCGGATCAGCTTGCGCAGAAAGGATTCGCACTGCCCGAGCTGCGCCAGCGTGACGTATTCGTTGGCCTTGTGGGCCTGTTCGATGTTGCCCGGCCCGCAGATCACGGACGGCACGCCCATCTGCGCGAACAGGCCGGCCTCGGTGCCGTAGGCCACCTTGCGCACGCCGCGGTCCTGGGTCAACGCGCGCACCAGCTGCGTGATGGCGGCCTGCTCGGAGGCGTCCAGCGTGGGCGCGATGGCGAGCAGCTCGAACTCGATGGCGGCGGCCGGATGCTCGCCCTTCATCCGCGGCAGCAGCGTGTTCGCCGCGTAGTCCTTGATGCGTTCGATGATGGCGCCATGGTCCACGCCCGGAAGATTGCGGTATTCGAAGCTGAACTCGCAATCCGCCGGAATGGTGTTGAGCGCGATGCCGCCCTCGATCAGGCCGGTCTGCAGCGTGGTGAAGGGCACGTCGAAGGCATCGTCGAAAGGGCCGCTCTGGCGGAACGTGTCCGCCTGGTCGCGGATGAAGCAGATCAGCCGGGCCGCGTACTCGATCGCATTGAGGCCTTGCGGCGTCAGCGATGAATGCGCCGCATGGCCATGCACGCGGCAGCGGTAGGCATTGATGCCCTTGTGCGCCACGATGACGCGCATGTCGGTCGGCTCGCCCACGATGCAGCCATTGGCCCGGATGCCGCGCGCCTTCAGGTCCGCCAGCATGTAGGGCGCGCCGGTGCAGCCCAGTTCCTCGTCGCAGGAGAACGCAAAGTGGATCGGCTCCCGAAGCCGCGCTGCCTTCATCTCGGGCAGCATGGAAAGCGCCAC from Variovorax sp. PBL-E5 includes the following:
- the argE gene encoding acetylornithine deacetylase, with amino-acid sequence MDARNASPSTPISLPWIEKLIQFDTTSFESNLGLIETVRDYLGQQGLTSMLSHEATGKKANLFATLPAADGSTQGGIVLSGHTDTVPVTGQAWDSGPFEPVVRDGKLFGRGACDMKGFVGVALSMLPEMKAARLREPIHFAFSCDEELGCTGAPYMLADLKARGIRANGCIVGEPTDMRVIVAHKGINAYRCRVHGHAAHSSLTPQGLNAIEYAARLICFIRDQADTFRQSGPFDDAFDVPFTTLQTGLIEGGIALNTIPADCEFSFEYRNLPGVDHGAIIERIKDYAANTLLPRMKGEHPAAAIEFELLAIAPTLDASEQAAITQLVRALTQDRGVRKVAYGTEAGLFAQMGVPSVICGPGNIEQAHKANEYVTLAQLGQCESFLRKLIRSMSVAA